In Rothia mucilaginosa, one genomic interval encodes:
- a CDS encoding peptidylprolyl isomerase has translation MTNATAKATIHTNYGDIVVELFGNHAPLTVENFIGLADGSRQWKHPRTGEIMNTPLYKDVVFHRIIKDFMIQGGDPLGMGVGGPGYQFKDEIHPELSFSKPYLLAMANAGPGTNGSQFFITTVETPWLNGRHTIFGEVTDEASKKVVDAIESVETGFQDRPVKDVVISSIDIEKL, from the coding sequence ATGACTAATGCAACTGCTAAGGCAACTATCCACACTAACTACGGTGACATCGTCGTCGAGCTCTTCGGCAACCACGCACCGCTGACTGTTGAAAACTTCATCGGCCTCGCTGACGGCTCCCGTCAGTGGAAGCACCCCCGCACCGGTGAAATCATGAACACCCCCCTGTACAAGGACGTCGTGTTCCACCGCATCATCAAGGACTTCATGATTCAGGGTGGCGACCCCCTGGGCATGGGCGTTGGCGGCCCCGGCTACCAGTTCAAGGACGAGATTCACCCCGAGCTCTCCTTCTCCAAGCCCTACCTGCTGGCAATGGCTAACGCAGGCCCCGGCACCAACGGTTCTCAGTTCTTCATCACCACCGTTGAGACTCCCTGGCTGAACGGCCGCCACACCATCTTCGGTGAGGTTACCGACGAGGCATCCAAGAAGGTTGTCGACGCTATTGAAAGCGTTGAGACCGGCTTCCAGGACCGCCCGGTCAAGGACGTTGTCATCTCCTCGATCGACATCGAAAAGCTCTAA
- a CDS encoding shikimate 5-dehydrogenase yields the protein MARPALNRDTTVCISLSGRPSNHGIKFHNYLYEKHGLDYLYKAMTTTDIEGAIAGVRALGIRGCSVSMPFKQAVIPLMDDMDHSAAVIGAVNTIVNTDGFLKAYNTDVIAVASLLRSHNVDPSLPFLLRGSGGMAAAVAGAFFDAGFSQGMIIARNEETGRALAERYEYAWAPEVGNLRAPILVNVTPIGMAGGEESEELSYPQEAIAEAQVVFDVVAMPVETPLVRAARAAGKEVIHGGEVIALQAAEQFRLYTGVELTPEEVEEAEAQAN from the coding sequence ATGGCTCGCCCGGCGCTGAACCGCGATACGACGGTCTGCATTTCTCTGTCTGGTCGCCCGTCGAATCACGGTATTAAGTTCCATAATTACCTGTACGAGAAGCACGGTCTGGATTACCTGTACAAGGCGATGACCACCACCGATATTGAGGGTGCTATCGCTGGCGTGCGTGCGCTGGGTATTCGCGGCTGCTCGGTGTCTATGCCGTTCAAGCAGGCTGTTATCCCGCTGATGGATGATATGGACCACTCGGCTGCGGTCATTGGTGCGGTGAACACGATTGTGAACACTGACGGCTTCTTGAAGGCGTACAACACGGATGTGATTGCGGTGGCTTCCCTGCTGCGTTCGCATAATGTGGATCCGTCGTTGCCGTTCCTGCTGCGCGGTTCGGGTGGCATGGCGGCTGCTGTGGCTGGTGCGTTCTTTGACGCGGGCTTCTCGCAGGGCATGATTATTGCCCGCAACGAGGAGACCGGCCGTGCGCTGGCTGAGCGTTACGAGTACGCCTGGGCGCCGGAGGTGGGCAATCTGCGAGCGCCGATTCTGGTGAACGTGACCCCGATTGGCATGGCTGGCGGTGAGGAGAGCGAGGAGCTGTCCTACCCGCAGGAGGCTATTGCTGAGGCGCAGGTGGTTTTTGACGTGGTGGCGATGCCCGTTGAGACTCCGCTGGTTCGTGCGGCTCGTGCGGCGGGCAAGGAAGTTATTCACGGCGGTGAGGTGATTGCTCTGCAGGCTGCTGAGCAGTTCCGCCTGTACACCGGCGTGGAGCTCACCCCCGAGGAGGTTGAGGAGGCGGAGGCTCAGGCGAACTAG
- a CDS encoding DUF3349 domain-containing protein, whose translation MPDKSIISRVIDWLSVGYPKDVPVQDRAAVMAILKMRLTDEQLQEVVRQLMQSRAARGEAYVSDQRINEYIRRVVDHTPTPQDIDRVAKILGAHGFLIAENHVNEDAEPTAGGTEYVTYDDPTTGEIRIAELAAESANIPAPNATTAQDD comes from the coding sequence ATGCCTGATAAGAGCATAATCTCTCGAGTAATCGACTGGCTGAGCGTCGGGTATCCCAAGGATGTTCCGGTGCAGGACCGCGCGGCTGTGATGGCTATTTTGAAGATGCGTCTGACCGATGAGCAGCTGCAGGAAGTTGTTCGTCAGCTCATGCAGTCTCGTGCTGCTCGTGGTGAGGCGTACGTGAGTGACCAGCGTATTAACGAGTACATTCGTCGAGTGGTGGATCATACCCCGACCCCGCAGGATATTGACCGCGTCGCTAAGATTCTTGGCGCGCACGGCTTCCTGATTGCGGAGAACCACGTGAATGAGGACGCCGAGCCTACGGCTGGCGGTACCGAGTACGTGACCTACGATGATCCGACGACCGGCGAGATCCGTATCGCTGAGTTGGCTGCTGAGTCGGCTAATATCCCGGCGCCGAATGCTACCACTGCGCAGGACGACTGA
- a CDS encoding rhomboid family intramembrane serine protease: protein MENFPNYAGYGQSPTVCANHPNRVSYAQCKRCNRTVCGECQVALDVGMVCPDCYRELTGGSSKGSKAQGSKARGSFLARHWHITYTLILMNVAMYGLQQIIPNEWVVRHGNIWWPYVQHGEYYRVISYGFLHMQHDPMHLVWNMINLFIYGVSLERMMGRWKFLVVYLGSIVFGAFGVYVLAPGTSVVGASGGLFGLMGSFLTLLIIRKQKDTARVFVMITAPNIIYSIMTPSNISHACHAGGFVGGVLLTLLFVPLVDKPESSNPPPQSPQPWQNGRY from the coding sequence GTGGAGAACTTTCCCAACTACGCAGGCTATGGGCAGAGCCCCACGGTCTGCGCCAACCACCCCAACCGCGTGAGCTACGCCCAGTGCAAGCGCTGCAACCGCACCGTCTGCGGCGAATGTCAGGTGGCGCTGGACGTGGGTATGGTCTGCCCCGATTGCTACCGTGAACTCACGGGCGGCAGCTCGAAGGGCTCGAAAGCACAGGGCTCGAAGGCGCGAGGCTCGTTCCTGGCTCGACACTGGCACATTACGTACACGCTCATTCTGATGAACGTCGCGATGTACGGTCTGCAACAAATCATTCCCAACGAATGGGTGGTTAGGCACGGCAACATCTGGTGGCCCTACGTCCAGCACGGCGAGTACTACCGCGTCATCAGCTACGGTTTTCTGCACATGCAGCATGACCCGATGCACCTGGTGTGGAACATGATTAACCTCTTCATCTATGGCGTGTCCCTCGAACGCATGATGGGGCGCTGGAAGTTCCTTGTGGTGTACCTGGGCTCTATCGTCTTTGGAGCCTTCGGCGTGTACGTGCTGGCTCCTGGAACGAGCGTGGTGGGTGCCTCCGGTGGTCTATTCGGCCTCATGGGCTCGTTCTTGACCCTGCTAATCATCAGGAAGCAGAAGGACACCGCACGAGTGTTCGTCATGATTACTGCCCCGAACATCATCTATAGCATTATGACCCCGTCGAATATCTCCCACGCATGCCACGCGGGTGGTTTTGTCGGTGGCGTGCTGCTGACTCTGCTGTTCGTCCCGCTTGTGGATAAGCCCGAGTCCTCGAATCCGCCGCCGCAGAGCCCTCAGCCGTGGCAAAACGGCAGGTACTAA
- a CDS encoding rhomboid family intramembrane serine protease, translated as MENFPNYVGYGQSPTVCVNHPDRVSYTRCGRCGRIICGECQTALDAGIVCPDCYRELTGGSSKAKGSFLARHWHITYTLILINVVVYGLQQIIPFRWVHNLGMMSGPRVHHGEYYRLITHGFVHSQTDPMHLVWNMIYLFIFGVSLERMMGRWKFLFVYMAATVSAGLSVYIFAYYRGAVGASGGVYGLYGAFFVILLLRRQKDTARLFMLLIGIGVVQNLFIPHISHAGHFGGLVSGALATLLIIPFVKKPDPLEPPQQGLQRWFKGRF; from the coding sequence GTGGAGAACTTTCCCAACTACGTAGGCTACGGGCAGAGCCCCACGGTCTGCGTCAACCACCCCGACCGCGTCAGCTACACCCGGTGTGGGCGCTGCGGCCGAATTATCTGCGGCGAATGCCAGACGGCTCTGGATGCGGGTATAGTTTGCCCCGATTGCTACCGCGAACTCACGGGCGGCAGTTCGAAGGCGAAAGGCTCGTTCCTGGCGCGTCACTGGCACATTACGTACACGCTCATTCTCATTAATGTTGTGGTGTACGGTCTGCAACAGATCATTCCATTCCGTTGGGTGCACAACCTCGGCATGATGTCTGGTCCCCGTGTTCACCACGGCGAGTACTACCGCCTCATCACGCACGGGTTTGTGCACTCGCAAACTGACCCGATGCACCTGGTGTGGAACATGATTTACCTCTTCATCTTCGGTGTATCTCTCGAACGCATGATGGGGCGCTGGAAGTTCCTCTTCGTATATATGGCGGCTACTGTGAGTGCTGGTCTCAGCGTGTACATCTTCGCCTACTACCGTGGCGCCGTGGGCGCATCAGGCGGCGTGTACGGCCTCTACGGCGCCTTCTTCGTAATCCTGCTCCTCAGGAGGCAAAAGGACACCGCACGCCTCTTTATGCTGCTCATCGGTATTGGTGTGGTGCAGAACCTCTTCATCCCGCATATTTCCCACGCGGGACACTTTGGCGGTCTTGTCAGCGGTGCACTAGCAACCCTGCTGATTATCCCGTTCGTGAAGAAGCCGGATCCTTTGGAACCGCCGCAACAGGGCCTGCAGCGGTGGTTCAAGGGCCGCTTTTGA
- a CDS encoding galactokinase: MSMTTTAQWAALPDHSAEIARVREEFITAYGYEPDGVWSAPGRLNLLGEYIDFLGGSCLPMPLPYRTYVAGALRRDGVLRASSLQMPGDERTVVIRDIQPGHLKGWFTYVAGVAWAMNQEGGRDIMLPDEFGADLLINSRVPVGGGLSSSAALECSTALALLELSCPVRKDCPEADASPADSDALRARLAQVCITAENKVAGAQTGGLDQTASLRSHPEQALVVDFRDFSIEPVAVDIAQHGLSFLVIDTNTPHELTDGGFAARRAASEACAEALGLRFLRDALPEDLSCAGMDARAAKAWRADLVDSSVNRALDALEDAGRPCSFPRGWVRHAFHDMTLVGRASYLLQHADELGFAAFEEAGRIFTESFVSMRDELRVSRPEIDDAVQVCLDQGALGARIVGGGFGGAVMALIPTSRLEAAADAVATAYAVRGYAAPRFLPMVAGFAASHDWAAGADPTDIPVF, encoded by the coding sequence ATGTCGATGACCACTACCGCCCAGTGGGCGGCTCTTCCCGACCATAGCGCGGAGATTGCCCGCGTTCGTGAGGAGTTTATTACTGCGTATGGTTATGAGCCGGATGGTGTGTGGTCGGCACCTGGGCGTCTGAATCTTTTGGGCGAGTACATTGATTTTTTGGGTGGCTCGTGCCTGCCGATGCCGCTGCCGTACCGCACCTATGTGGCGGGTGCGTTGCGTCGTGATGGCGTGTTGCGTGCTTCGTCGTTGCAGATGCCCGGCGATGAGCGCACGGTTGTGATTCGTGATATTCAGCCGGGTCATTTGAAGGGCTGGTTCACCTATGTGGCGGGTGTTGCGTGGGCGATGAATCAGGAGGGCGGCAGGGATATTATGCTGCCCGATGAGTTTGGCGCTGACCTGCTGATTAATTCTCGTGTTCCGGTGGGTGGCGGTTTGTCGTCGTCGGCGGCTTTGGAGTGTTCGACGGCGTTGGCACTGTTGGAGCTTTCGTGTCCGGTGCGTAAGGATTGCCCGGAGGCGGATGCTTCCCCAGCTGATAGTGATGCGTTGCGTGCGCGTCTGGCTCAGGTGTGTATTACGGCTGAGAATAAGGTGGCTGGCGCGCAGACGGGTGGTCTGGATCAGACGGCGTCGTTGCGTTCGCATCCTGAGCAGGCGCTTGTGGTGGATTTCCGTGATTTTTCGATTGAGCCGGTTGCGGTGGATATTGCCCAGCACGGCCTGAGTTTTTTGGTGATTGATACGAACACTCCGCATGAGCTGACGGATGGCGGTTTTGCGGCTCGTCGTGCGGCGTCTGAGGCCTGCGCTGAGGCTTTGGGTCTGCGTTTTTTGCGTGATGCGTTGCCGGAGGACTTGTCCTGCGCGGGTATGGATGCGCGCGCGGCGAAGGCGTGGCGTGCTGATTTGGTGGATTCTTCGGTGAATCGCGCCCTGGACGCCCTGGAGGATGCGGGTCGTCCGTGTTCGTTCCCGCGCGGTTGGGTGCGTCATGCGTTCCACGATATGACTCTGGTGGGTCGTGCGAGCTATCTACTGCAGCATGCTGATGAGCTTGGTTTCGCGGCGTTTGAGGAGGCGGGCCGTATTTTCACGGAGTCGTTTGTGTCGATGCGTGATGAGTTGCGTGTTTCTCGCCCTGAGATTGATGATGCGGTGCAGGTGTGCCTGGATCAGGGTGCGCTGGGTGCCCGTATTGTGGGTGGTGGTTTTGGTGGCGCGGTGATGGCGCTGATTCCGACCTCTCGTCTGGAGGCTGCTGCGGATGCGGTGGCGACTGCGTATGCTGTGCGCGGCTATGCGGCGCCTCGTTTTTTGCCGATGGTTGCTGGTTTTGCGGCGTCTCATGATTGGGCTGCGGGTGCTGATCCTACGGATATTCCGGTGTTTTAG
- a CDS encoding inorganic phosphate transporter has translation MTTELIILVIVVLTALAFDFTNGFHDTGNAMATSIATGALKPKTAVALSASLNLVGAFLSVEVARSVGSGIVNLDRIDVTTDGPALMLIVFTGLVGGILWNVLTWLLGLPSSSSHALFGGLIGSAIVAIGFDGVQWMGVLSKIIVPAVLSPVIAAIVAATGTWLVYRIAAPVADDRKHGGFRKGQVATASLMSLAHGTNDAQKTMGVIFLALVASGTLSNEDAIPLWVKASCAIAIALGTYLGGWRIIRTLGKGIVEVDTPQGVAADGASAAIILTSSHFGMALSTTHVASGSILGSGLGRKGAEVRWYVAGRMVVAWLITLPAAAIVGALTWLIGHGLNALTGTQFVGEMTVFALLVIFCFLMWRHSQKDNIDASNVTGDWDEKEGAAVTSADASAEAQILATEKAGS, from the coding sequence TCGCGACCGGTGCGCTGAAGCCTAAGACTGCCGTGGCGCTGTCTGCGTCCCTGAACCTCGTTGGCGCGTTCCTCTCTGTTGAGGTGGCGCGTTCGGTCGGTAGCGGCATCGTGAACCTGGATCGTATCGATGTAACAACGGACGGGCCGGCACTGATGCTCATCGTCTTTACCGGCCTGGTTGGCGGCATCCTCTGGAACGTTTTGACCTGGCTTCTGGGTCTTCCCTCCTCCTCGTCGCACGCTCTGTTTGGTGGCCTGATTGGTTCGGCTATTGTCGCGATCGGCTTTGATGGCGTGCAGTGGATGGGTGTTCTGTCCAAGATTATTGTTCCTGCGGTCCTCTCCCCCGTCATTGCGGCTATTGTGGCGGCAACCGGCACCTGGCTGGTCTACCGCATTGCTGCTCCGGTGGCTGACGACCGTAAGCATGGTGGTTTCCGCAAGGGACAGGTTGCGACCGCATCCCTGATGTCTCTGGCGCACGGTACCAACGACGCGCAGAAGACCATGGGTGTCATCTTCCTGGCTCTGGTTGCTTCGGGTACCCTGAGCAACGAAGACGCGATTCCCCTGTGGGTGAAGGCTTCCTGTGCTATCGCTATTGCTCTGGGTACTTACCTGGGTGGTTGGCGTATTATCCGCACCCTCGGTAAGGGCATCGTTGAGGTGGACACCCCGCAGGGTGTTGCTGCTGATGGTGCGTCCGCTGCGATTATTCTGACCTCTTCGCACTTCGGCATGGCTCTGTCGACCACTCACGTGGCGTCCGGCTCGATTCTGGGTAGTGGTCTGGGTCGTAAGGGTGCTGAGGTTCGCTGGTACGTTGCTGGTCGCATGGTGGTTGCTTGGCTGATTACCCTGCCGGCTGCCGCAATTGTGGGTGCTCTGACCTGGCTGATTGGTCACGGTCTGAACGCTTTGACCGGCACCCAGTTTGTGGGCGAAATGACCGTGTTCGCTCTGCTGGTTATCTTCTGCTTCCTGATGTGGCGTCATTCCCAGAAGGACAACATTGACGCTTCGAACGTGACTGGCGACTGGGATGAAAAGGAAGGCGCTGCAGTCACCAGCGCTGACGCATCCGCAGAAGCTCAGATCCTTGCTACTGAGAAGGCAGGTTCGTAG
- a CDS encoding cation:proton antiporter — protein MLYLSVIVMILIATVFMVSVGDRLNLPWPVMMTLLGAAALFIPNRPDLTIDSDIILPIFLPPLLWAIGIKFSWGTLRRRWKSVLLYSVLLTTVSALAIAGAAMWWVPGMTVAVALAVGAAVSPPDPVAVEAVAEPVGIPRRLIGTLQTEGSFNDAIAIVLFHAAIHSMTSGHHIDPLSVAKDFVLGSILAVIIGYIFGWLGGYVRQRAHDVVTSNAVTLVIPFGAYLAAESVHASGVIAVVIGAIQFTSTKYMAALEAEERLSSTSFWQIIELLMTGVAFGLIGLQASSIIATADPSRIAGLFADGALVALVAILVRLIWFTIVWLAGRKNPIHEGAPESFAEVIVMTWSGMRGLVTLILALSIPVVNGTEQVRQDAIVMMLSVLFFTLVLPGLTLPMLVKVLGVQANHEEETAVPELLKIAQDAALEALQAEAKATTDPETYARVKEMCSAITRRDEISEALPEEYKQHMEKLKDKRNDFVRLRDAALVAAQNEVIAAQDRYDSHDVTRVVRKLDILAQAESIRSSGMFILPAMTAGAVAMERYNLWKKHQGTLSTRAIPVVENAPASPLVTNEVTPNS, from the coding sequence ATGCTTTACCTCTCCGTTATCGTCATGATCCTGATTGCGACCGTGTTCATGGTCAGCGTCGGTGATCGACTCAACCTTCCCTGGCCGGTCATGATGACCCTGCTCGGCGCCGCCGCGCTCTTCATCCCCAACCGACCGGACCTCACCATCGACAGCGACATCATCCTGCCGATCTTCCTTCCGCCGCTGCTGTGGGCCATCGGCATTAAATTCTCCTGGGGCACCCTGCGCCGCCGCTGGAAATCTGTACTGCTCTACTCGGTGCTACTCACCACCGTCTCCGCCCTGGCAATTGCCGGCGCAGCCATGTGGTGGGTCCCCGGCATGACCGTCGCTGTTGCTCTCGCCGTGGGTGCTGCCGTCTCCCCGCCCGACCCCGTCGCCGTGGAAGCAGTCGCTGAGCCCGTCGGCATTCCCCGACGCCTCATCGGTACTCTGCAGACCGAAGGTAGCTTCAACGACGCTATCGCAATCGTTCTCTTCCACGCCGCAATACACTCCATGACCAGCGGCCACCACATTGACCCGCTCTCCGTTGCCAAGGACTTCGTGCTCGGCTCGATCCTGGCGGTCATTATTGGTTACATCTTCGGTTGGCTCGGCGGCTACGTTCGCCAGCGCGCTCACGACGTGGTCACCAGCAACGCCGTGACCCTCGTGATCCCCTTCGGCGCCTACCTCGCGGCTGAAAGCGTGCACGCCTCCGGCGTTATCGCCGTGGTCATCGGCGCTATCCAGTTCACCAGCACCAAATACATGGCGGCACTCGAAGCGGAAGAACGTCTCTCCTCCACCTCCTTCTGGCAGATCATTGAGCTGCTCATGACCGGTGTCGCCTTCGGCCTCATCGGCCTGCAGGCAAGTAGCATCATCGCCACCGCCGACCCCTCCCGTATCGCGGGCCTCTTCGCTGACGGCGCCCTGGTTGCCCTGGTCGCCATTCTCGTGCGCCTCATCTGGTTCACCATCGTCTGGCTTGCCGGACGCAAGAACCCCATCCACGAGGGCGCTCCCGAAAGCTTTGCCGAAGTTATCGTCATGACCTGGTCCGGCATGCGAGGCCTCGTAACCCTGATTCTTGCCCTGTCCATCCCCGTGGTCAACGGCACCGAACAGGTCCGCCAGGACGCCATCGTCATGATGCTCTCCGTACTCTTCTTCACCCTCGTGCTGCCCGGCCTGACCCTACCCATGCTCGTGAAGGTCCTTGGCGTTCAGGCTAACCACGAAGAAGAAACCGCCGTACCCGAACTACTCAAGATTGCGCAGGATGCGGCTCTTGAAGCACTGCAGGCGGAGGCGAAGGCAACCACCGACCCCGAGACCTACGCGCGCGTGAAGGAAATGTGCTCCGCTATTACCCGCCGCGATGAAATTAGCGAGGCGCTACCCGAAGAATACAAGCAGCACATGGAGAAACTTAAGGACAAGAGGAACGACTTTGTACGCCTGCGCGACGCCGCCCTCGTCGCCGCACAGAACGAGGTCATTGCCGCCCAGGACCGTTACGACTCCCACGACGTGACCCGCGTGGTGCGTAAGCTGGACATCCTGGCGCAGGCAGAAAGCATCCGCTCCTCCGGCATGTTCATTCTGCCCGCCATGACCGCCGGCGCGGTTGCCATGGAACGCTACAACCTCTGGAAGAAGCACCAGGGCACCCTGAGCACCCGCGCAATCCCCGTGGTGGAGAACGCGCCCGCCTCGCCCCTGGTCACTAACGAGGTAACCCCCAACTCCTAG
- a CDS encoding glutaredoxin domain-containing protein → MFERQQSDQQKAREVMKDGGVVIYWRPGCPYCEALDSKLGELGDHATWVNIWEDPQAEAHVKSLNDGNATVPTVDTGDTHFVVADLVSRNKVKKLIENTLDAGGEA, encoded by the coding sequence ATGTTTGAACGTCAGCAGTCCGATCAGCAGAAGGCACGCGAGGTCATGAAGGATGGCGGCGTCGTCATTTATTGGCGCCCCGGCTGCCCCTACTGCGAGGCTCTGGATTCTAAGCTGGGCGAGCTGGGCGACCACGCTACCTGGGTCAACATTTGGGAGGATCCGCAGGCTGAGGCGCACGTAAAGTCCCTCAACGACGGCAATGCAACCGTTCCCACCGTGGACACCGGCGACACTCACTTTGTGGTCGCTGACCTGGTGAGCCGCAACAAGGTAAAGAAGCTGATTGAGAACACTCTCGACGCTGGCGGCGAGGCTTAA
- a CDS encoding TetR/AcrR family transcriptional regulator — protein sequence MVLSREKILDTAYEVLATYGLADLSMRRLAQELHVAPGALYYHVKNKQQLLILLADYILARAPKSMSEEAEANPEAIRASMIRRGDLLFSLLYPIRECPEVVRLSLTLHPRELKPVVAMAHEFQALGLGHAEALRRARLLTHIALSLVEEYQTLPLISPQEAVASGDVPLIENAFNRYRQDLLSAIDSMMVVQEPYTQDA from the coding sequence GTGGTACTTTCCCGTGAAAAGATTCTAGATACCGCCTACGAGGTCTTGGCGACCTACGGTTTGGCGGACCTTTCCATGCGCCGACTCGCTCAGGAGCTTCACGTGGCTCCCGGCGCCCTGTACTACCACGTGAAGAATAAGCAGCAGCTTCTGATCCTGTTGGCGGATTACATTCTGGCTCGTGCCCCGAAGTCGATGTCTGAGGAGGCTGAGGCAAATCCGGAGGCTATTCGTGCTTCGATGATTCGCCGCGGTGATCTTTTGTTCTCTCTGCTGTACCCGATTCGTGAGTGCCCTGAGGTGGTGCGTTTGAGCCTGACTCTGCACCCGCGTGAGTTGAAGCCTGTGGTGGCCATGGCTCATGAGTTCCAGGCGCTTGGTTTGGGTCATGCGGAGGCGCTGCGTCGTGCTCGTTTGTTGACTCATATTGCGTTGAGCCTGGTGGAGGAATATCAGACTCTGCCGCTGATTTCGCCGCAGGAGGCTGTGGCGAGTGGCGATGTTCCTCTGATTGAGAATGCGTTTAACCGTTACCGTCAGGATCTGCTTTCCGCGATTGATTCGATGATGGTGGTGCAGGAGCCCTATACGCAGGATGCGTAA